TGCTGGTCAAATATGTCGAGGCCGGCTGGCTCGGCCGCAAGACCAAGCGCGGCTTCTACGATTATCACGGCGCCGAGCCGGTGCCGACGCGATGAGCCGCGCCGCTGTCGCCCTGCTCGCGCTGCTCGCCCTTGGTCCGGCTCTTGGCCCGGCCATGGCCGAGGTCGCGCCCGGCACGACGCCGGGGTCCGCCACCGGCCTGTTCGGCGGCTATGACGACCATAATGCCTTCGCGCGGATCCTGCGCGGGGAGCTGCCGGCCACCAAGGTCTATGAGGACCGGCAGGCGTTCGCCTTCATGAACATCCATCCGCTCTCGACCGGCGATCTGCTGGTGATCCCGAAGCGGCCCTATCGCAACATGATGGATATCCCGCCCGCCGTGCTGGCGCATCTCATCCAGGTGACGCAGCGGCTGGCCAGGGCGCAGGCGCGCGCGCTCCATCCCGACGGCATCTTCATCCGCCAGAATAGCGGCGAGGTGGCGGGGCAGACCGTGTTCCACTTCCACATGCATGTGACGCCGCAATATGCCGGCGTACCGCTGGCGAAGACCTCCTACGGGCAGGCGCCTGCCGACCCCAAGGAACTGGCGGCGGTGGCCGCGAAGATCCGCGCCGCGATGCGCTGATCCGCAAGCCGCTGGCATCGGCCGATGTTCGTGTTAGGCTCCGCGCTTGACGATCAGGAGGGACGGGCATGACCAAGTGGTTCGCAAGTGCTGCCGTGCTGGCAACGGGATTCTGGATGGCGGTGCCCGCGCACGCCGCCAACGACATCATGAAGGAATGCGGCGCCAAATATCAGGCGGCCAAGGCGGCCAACACGCTGGGCGGCAAGAACTGGGCGCAGTTCCTCGCGCAATGCCGTGGCGGCCAGGTGGCGGCTCCGGTAGTGGCGGCCCCCGTTGCGGCGGCGAGGCCCGTGGCTGCGGTGAAGCCCGTCGCGGCCGCCAAGCCGGCATCGCATCTGCCCGGCGCGCAGAGCCCGGCGATGGTGGCGATGCACGATCGCCAGCGCAAATGCGGCCAGCAATGGAGCGCGGACAAGGCCGCCGGCAAGATCCCGGCCGGTCAGAAATGGCCGCAATATTGGAGCGCCTGCAACACCCGCCTCAAGGGCTGAGTCTGACTGGGGGGACGGATTGCGCCGGCGCCGAACCGGCGATCCGTCCTAGCCCATGGCCAGCGTCAGCGTCCCGCCAACGGGCACCGCCTCCCAGGCATGGGTCAGCCGGGCGAACTCGGCGCGGATCGTGGTGATCGCGGTTTCGTCGAGCGGGAGCGGCGGGCAATGCCGCGCGGCGCAGGTGACGCGGTAGAGATCGATCATGTCGCGCGGGATGATCCGCTGCTTGGGGCATTCGATCCGCTCGCTGCCGCCGTCGGCGCGGGTGATGAGCAATGAATCGCTCCTGCCGGCGCCTTTGGTGAAGGCGAGCGCCGTCGTCATACCGGCAGCAGCAGGCCCGCAAATGCCGCCGACATCAGGTTGGCGAGGCTGCCGGCGAGCAAAGCGCGCAGGCCGAGCTTGGCGATGGTCGGGCGCTGGTTGGGGGCGAGGTTGCCGGTCACCGCCATCTGGATCGCGATCGAGGAGAAGTTGGCGAAACCGCATAGGGCAAAGGTCACCACCGCCACCGTATGCGGCGACAGCGTGCTGTCCTTGCCGAGCGAGATATAGGCGACGAACTCGTTGAGCACGATCTTCTCGCCGAACAGGCCGCCGGCGATTCCCGCCTCGTGCCACGGCACGTTGAGCAGGTACATCAGCGGCGCGAAGGCATAGCCGAGGATGCGCTGGAAGGTGAGATCGTCGATCCCGAACCAGTGGCCGAAGCCGGTCAGCAGGCCGTTGGCGAGCGCCACCAGCGCCACGAACGCCAGCACCATCGCGCCGACCGCGACGGCGAGCCGCACCCCGGTCTGTGCGCCCTGCGCGGCCGCCATGATGATGTTGGCGGGCTTCTCCTCGTCATGGGTCGCCTCGGCGATGATGACCGGCTCGGCATCCGCGTCGCTCGGCGGGGCGGACAGCGGATCGGGCATGATCATCTTGGCCATCAGCAGGCCGCCCGGCGCCGACATGAAGCTCGCGGCGAGCAGATAGTCGATCTTGATTCCCATCGAGGCATAAGCGGCGAGGATCGTGCCGGCGACGCCCGCCATTCCGCTGGTCATCACCGCGAACACCTGCGGCTGGGTGAGGCTGGCGAGATAGGGCCGGATGACGAGCGGCGATTCGCTCTGGCCGACGAAGATGTTGGCGGCGGCGCACAGCGATTCGACCTTGGAGATGCCGATCACCTTCTCGATCCCGCCGCCGATCCACTTCACGATCAGCTGCATGATCCCGACATGGTAGAGGATCGAGACCAGCGCCGCGAAGAAGATGATCACCGGCAGCGCCTGGATCGCGAACATCTGGCCGAGCGGATCGCTCGCGAACTTGCCGAACAGGAACTGGGTGCCGGCATTGGCATAGCCGAGCAGGTCCGAGACGCCGCCGGACAGCCATTCGAGCACGGTGCGGCCCCATGGCACGTAGAGCACCAGCACCGCGATCGCGGCCTGGACGGCGAAGGCGGCGCCGACCACGCGCAGGCGGATCGCCCGGCGATCGGCCGAGAAGGCGAAGGCGATCAGCAGGATCACGGCAATACCGGCAAGGCCGGTCAGGATCTTCGTCATCGGTGGGCGGATATCCCTGGAACACACTGGCTGCGACCATACACGGGCCGGCCCGCCCGACCAGCCTCCATTCAACGGACGTTCAGGTGCCGGACGCAGGATGGCGACTGCATCCGTCCCTGATTCCGAAGGAAAAGTTCCGATGCGACTGAGCCGAACACTTCTCGTCACCAGTATCGCCGCCGCGATCGCAGGCGTGACCGCGGTTGCCGCCGCCGATCGCCAGCCCGTCCACACCCTGCTCGTCCACCTGCCCGACGGCAGCGTCGAGCAGGTGCGCTACACCGGCGACGTCGCCCCGCATGTCGTGCTGCATCCGGTCGCGGCCGATCCGATGCTCGCCGCCTTCGGCGCCGATGATTCGCCGTTCGCGATGATGGATCGCATCTCGGCGCAGATGGACGCGCAGATGTCCGGCCTGATGCGGCAGGCCGCGATGATGCAGCAGATGACGCCCGAGCAGCTCCGGCAGACGGCGCTCGCGGGCGCGCCGGCCGGCGCGACCTCCAGCTTCACGATGATCTCCACCTCGGGCGGCAACGGCGCGTGCAGCCAGAGCATCCGCACCGTGTCGCTGGGTGACGGCAGGGCGCCGCAGGTGACGCGCACCGCGTCCGGTGATTGCGGATCGGCGATGCAGGGCAGGTCGCAAGGCCTGACCCCGACCGTCGCCCCCGCGGCCAAGGCGCCGCCGGTCGCGACGCCGGCCGTGCTGCCGGTGAAGCCGGTCGCGCCGAAGGTCGACCGCGACAGTATCTGACGCCCTCCCGGGGGAGGGAAAGGCCGGGCGCACCCATGTCGTGCGTCCGGCCTTTTCGTGCGCGGTGAAAGCGGATAGCAGGGTACATGTCTTCTGCACCGGCGGCGGCGCCCGCCATTCCCCGCACCCTCTTCGTCTTCTCGCTCTTCTATGGCGGCATGGTCTGCATGGCGGGCGTGCTCGGGGTGAAGCAGGTCGCGCTCGGATCGCTGCCGCTGTTCGGGCCGCTCGCGGTCGAGGCGGGGATCTTCGCCTTCCTGATGCTGGTCGCGCTCGGCAGCAGCGTCGCCGAGCTTTACGGGCAGCGCACCGCGACCTTGCTGGTGCGGCTGGGCTTCGTGCCGATGTTCGCCGCCGCGCTGCTGATCCAGATCGTGCTGCTGCTGCCGACCGACAAGGGCATGTATCCGCCGGCCGTTGCCGCCTTCCCGATCGTGGTCGGGCAGGGCGCGCGGATGATGCTGGCGGGGTTCATCTCCTACGGCACCTCGCAGACGCTCAACGTGCTGATCTTTGCGAAGCTGTCGCGCGGTGGCGGCAAGCTGCTGTGGCTGCGCGGGATGATCGCCAGCGTCGTCAGCCAGATCATCGACACCCTGCTGTTCATCACCATCTCCTTCCTCGGCGAGCGACCGATCCTCGGGCTGATGGTCGGCCAGATGATGACCAAGGTGTTGCTGTCGATCATCCTGGTGCCGTGGCTGATCACCGGGCTGGTCGCGTTCGGGCGCTGGCTGGATGCGCGCCGCGTCTGACGATTCCGGGCTACCGATCCGGCCCCGGCAACGCTATGGCGCGGGCATGACATTGCCCGATCTCCTTCCCGATCCCGCCATGCTTGCCAAGGCGGAGACGCTCACCGAGGCGCTGCCCTATCTCCAGCGCTATGCCGGGCAGACCTTCGTGGTCAAATATGGCGGCCACGCGATGGGCGATCCGGACATGGCGCGCAGCTTCGCCTCCGACATCGTGCTGCTCAAGATGGTCGGCATCAACCCGGTGGTGGTGCATGGCGGCGGCCCGCAGATCGGATCGATGCTGAAGCGGCTGGGCGTCGAATCGCGCTTCGTCGACGGCCTGCGCGTGACCGATGCGGAAACCGCGCAGATCGCCGAGATGGTGCTGGCCGGATCGATCAATAAGGAAATCGTCGGCTGGATCGGCCAGGCCGGCGGCAAGGCGGTCGGCCTGTCGGGCAAGGATGCGCGGCTGGTCGTTGCCGAGAAGGTCGGCCGTTCGGAGCCGGACAAGCTCCAGGGCATCGAACGGCATGTCGATCTCGGCTTCGTCGGCGAGCCCAAGCATGTCGATCGTACCATCCTCGATACGCTGTCGGCCTCGGGCTTTATCCCGGTGGTGGCGCCGATCGGGATCGGGGCGGACGGCCACACCTACAACATCAATGCGGACACGATGGCCGGCGCGATCGCGGGGGCGCTGAAGGCGGCGCGGCTGTTCCTGCTGACCGACGTGGCGGGCGTGCTCGACAAGGACAAGCAGTTGCTCTCCGATCTCGTGCCCGGCGATGTCGAGCGGCTGAAGGCGGACGGCACCATCTCGGGGGGCATGATCCCCAAGATGGAAACCTGCGTCCATGCGATCGAGGCCGGGGTGGACGCCGCCGTCATCCTCGACGGGCGCATCCCCCATGCGCTGCTGCTCGAAATCTTTACCCGCCAGGGGGCAGGCACGCTGGTAAGGGCCGCGGAAACGCTGTCCTGACGGCCAGATTCCGGTCCTGATGGAAAGCGACGGACCACTCGGCTAGAAGCAACGAACAGGCTCCTGAGGGAACGCGAATGTATTCGATCTACCAGATCCTCCAGCTCCTCCTGACGGTGCTGTTCTACATCATCATGATCCAGGCGATCGCCTCGTGGCTGATCGCCTTCAACGTGATCAACATGCGCAACGATTTCGTGCGCCAGTTCCTCTATGCGCTCGATCGCATCACCGCGCCGCTGTACCGGCCGATCCGCCGCATCCTGCCCGATTTCGGCGGGCTCGATTTCTCGCCGATGGTGGTGCTGCTGATCGTGATCATCCTCCAGCGCATCCTGCTGCCCAACATCTTCGCCTCGCTGATCGGCGCGACCGCGTGACGGCCGCGATCATCGACGGCAAGGCCTTCGCCGCCACGCTGCGCGAGAAGGTGGCGGCGCTGGTGCCGGCCTTCGAGGCGGCGGCGGGGCGCAGGCCCGGGCTGACGGTGGTGATCGTCGGCGAGGATGCGGCGAGCCAGGTCTATGTCCGCTCCAAGGGCAAGGCGACCGAGGCGGCGGGCATGGTCAGCACCACCCACAGGCTGCCGGCGGACACGACGCAGGACGATCTGCTGGCGCTGATCGGGACGCTCAACGCCGATCCGACGGTGGACGGCATCCTCGTCCAGCTGCCGCTCCCGAAGCATATCGACGAGCAGGTGGTGATCGCCACGATCGATCCGGACAAGGACGTCGATGGCTTCCACGTCGTCAATGTCGGTCGGCTGGGGGTCGGGCAGGAGGGCTTCGTGCCCTGCACGCCGCTCGGCTGCATCATGCTGCTGGAGGATCGCCTCGGCGATCTGTCGGGGCTGAACGCGGTGGTGGTCGGTCGTTCCAACATCGTCGGCAAGCCGATGGCGCAGCTGCTGCTCGCCAAGAGCTGCACCGTCACGATCGCGCATTCGCGGACGCAGGATCTGCCGGGCGTCTGCCGCCGCGCCGACATCCTCGTCGCGGCGGTCGGCCGGCCGGAGATGATCAAGGGCGACTGGATCAAGCCGGGCGCCACCGTGATCGACGTCGGCATCAACCGCATCGACAACCGCACCGACGGGGGCGAAGGCGGCACCAGGCTGGTCGGCGATGTCGATTTCGCCGAAGCGGTGGAGGTCGCCGGCGCGATCACGCCGGTGCCGGGCGGGGTCGGGCCGATGACGATCGCAGTGCTGCTGCGCAACACATTGGTCTCGGCCTATCGCCGCGAAGGCGTCGCGCTCGGAAAGGGCTCGATCTGATCGCGCTCTTCCTCTCGGCGTTCGTCACCTTCTTCGTGGTGATCGATCCGCCCGGCTGCGCGCCGATCTTCGCGGGGCTGACGCGCGGCACCGACATGGCGCACCGCACCCAGATGGCGGTGCGCTCGACCATCGTCGCGGCCCTGATCCTGCTCGCCTTCGCGCTGCTCGGCGAGCCGCTGCTCAAGACGCTCGGCATCAGCCTCGACGCCTTCCGCATCGCCGGCGGCATCATGCTGTTCCTGATCGCGCTGGAAATGGTGTTCGAGAAGCGCCAGCAACGCCGCGAGACCCGTGCCGAGGACATTGCCGCGCATCCCGAGCAATATGACGATATCTCGATCTTCCCGATGGCGATGCCGATGATCGCCGGGCCGGGGTCGATCGCATCGGCCATGCTGATGATGCAGCGCGCGCATGGCCTGTCGGCGCATGTCATCGTGCTGGCGGCGCTGGCCGCCAACCTGGCGATCATGATGGGCGCCTTGCTCACCGCCGGGCCGCTGATGCGCTTCCTCGGCTACAAGGTGGAGGCGGTGATCACCCGCCTGCTCGGCGTGCTGCTGGCGGCGCTGGCGGCGCAGTTCGTCATCGACGGGCTGCGCGCCTCCTTCGCCTGATCAAACAGGCCGCCGGCTCGATCAGCCGACCACCTTCCACAGCTGATAGGGCGAATTGGCCGGGAGCGGCTGGCGGGCCAGCCAGTTCGGCGTCCAGCCGCTTTGCAGCTTGGCGTAGAAGCCCGCCGGCGCCTCGGCCTGATAGATCGTCGCCTCGGACATGTGCGGGCACAGCAGCAGATATTGCGCGTGGTGCGCGTCGATGATCGCATGGGCCTGGTCCGGCGTGCCGCGGAAGGCATGTTCGATATCGAGGATCGCCCGCCAGTTGCGGTGATAAGGGCCGCCGACCGCGCTGTGATGGGTGAGCGTGATCAGGCGCGGCCCATTGTCGATCATCGTGAAGAACAGCGCGGGGGGCAGCTTGCCGATCGGTGCGAGCGACGGGATCGTCATGCAGCGGCGATTGGCGAGGCTGGTGAGATCGGGCTTGGGCTTGCCGCCCGGCTTGGGCGCGGCCGGCCATGCCTCGCGGCCGCTGGCGATGGCCCAGAGATTGGCGACCTTGAGCTTGCTGAACCGATCGGGCACGCGATCGAGCCCAACGGTGAACAGCAGCCCGGACGCGATCAGGAAGGCGGCGACGGGGCCGATCACCCGCACCAGCACCGATGAGCTCCGCCGCAGCTGCACGAAGCCCCACAGCGCGATATAGGCCGCGCCCGACACGGCGAGCATCTCGGCGCTCGGCGCGGTGCGGATCTGCCAGAACAGCAGCGCCGTCGCGAACAGGGTGAACAGGGTGACGGGCGCCCATTCGGCGGCGGCGCGCGTGCCCCAGCGGCGGATCATCGCGACCAGCGCGCCGATCGAGCCGACGAACGGCATCGCGGCGATATCCACGAAGGTGCCGATCGGGTGCATGTAGATCGGCCGCGCCTCGCTGACGTGGCTCAGCCACAGCCTGTCGGCCTCGGGCGGGATGCCTTCCAGCCGGTGCCCAAAGCATTGCGGGAAACCGATCACGTAGATCGCGCCCGCGATGCCGCCCGCGACGATCACGAGCAGCAGCCTGATCGCCCGATGGGGCGCGGGCACGAACGAGATCGCGAGCAGCAGCACCGCCGCCGATGCCACGGTCGTCATCCACACCGGCGACAGCACATCGCAGACCGGATGCCAATTGTCGTTGGAGGCGAAGACGAGGAAGCACAGGATCGTCGCGACGGCGAGGCTGGCGCCATAGCTGCGGATGCGCGGCGTCTCGGCGGCGTCCCACGCCCAGTGCAGCGCCACGGCGGCGCCGGCGAAGGCGACGTAGGGCAGCATCTCCAGCCCGATCGCGAGCGACAGTGCCGAGGAGAGGGCGATGATGATGCCGGATTTGCGCTTGTCCGGCTCGGTCAGCCCGGCGACCGTCGTCATCAGGAAGGCGAGCTGCCAGCCATGATGGTCGATCCGCAGCGGCGACCACATGCCCATCGTGTAGCCCGCGCACAGCAGCAGCGGCAGACCCAGCACATAGGCGCGGGGCCCGATCAGGCGGCGCACCGTCAGCGCGCTCATCAGCATCGCCAGCAGCATCGGCAGCATCGGCGCGACCGCGCAGGCCCAGCGATAGGCCAACTGGGTGCCGACGATCGGCTGGAACAGCAGGATCAGCCCGGCCAGCGGCAGATCGACCAGCCGCGACCAGTGGATCGAGAAGCCGCCCGGCGGGTTCATCCGATACTGGCGCAGATCGTACCAGCCCTGGCCGGCCAGCCAGTCGCGCACCTGGTCGAAGCGCATATTGTCGTCGGTATCGGAGAGCGCGAGCCAGTGGATCGCATTCGCCTTCTGGACGAGCAGGACGATCGCGACCACCACCCAGAAACCGAAGGTGACGAGCTTCCAGCGACGATCGATCAGATCTTCGGCCCAGCGTTCGAGGCGTTCCATGCGGGAATCAGAGATCACGTCCGTCATGCGGGGCTTCATGTCCGATAAGGATTTGAGATTTAGTATCCCTCGCTCTAGTCGCTGGACGGGTGGGAGCAAGGGGTGCGCAGGTGCGTGACGGATTGGTAAGACTTTGGACCGGGCTCGACCACGGCCATCGCGCGCTCGTCGTGCAGCTGCTCCGCTACGGCGTGGTCGGCGTCGGCGTCACCCTGTTCCAGATCGTGATCTACAATGTCCTGATCGGGGCGGGGCATCGCCCGCCGCTGATCGCCAATACGCTGGCGACGATGGCGGCGATGGTGGTCGGCTACACCATCCACAGCCGCTTCACCTTCGATGGGCATGGCGAGCGCGAGAGCGAGATCAAGGCAATCTTCCGCTTCGTCGTCACCAACGGCGTGGTCGGTTTCGGGGTCAACAGCTTCTGGGTGTGGCTGTTCACCCAGGCGCTGCATCTCTCGCCGCACTGGCCGTCCGTGCCGATGTTCTGCGTCACCCCCGCGATCCTGTTCTGGCTCAACCGGAAGTGGGTTTTCGATTGACGGCGAACCGGCGTAAGGACGCATCATGATTGCTCCCTCTCCGCTGGTGACCGTCCTCGTGCCCGTGAAAGACGAGGAGGAAGCGATCGCCTCCTTCGTGCAGCGCGTCTCCGTCGTGCTCGAGGGACTCGGCGAGCCCGAAGGCTGGGAAATATTGTTCGTCGATGACGGCAGCCGCGATGCGACATTGGCCGCCATCGCCGCCGAGAACCGCGCCGATCCGCGCATTCGCTGCATCTCGCTGTCGCGCAATTTCGGCAAGGAGGCGGCGTTGTCCGCCGGGCTCGATCATGCCGCCGGCAAGGCGGTGATCCCGCTCGACGTCGATCTGCAGGATCCGCCCGAGGTGATCGCCACGATGGTCGCGCGCTGGCGGGAAGGCTTCGACGTCGTCTACGGCGTGCGCCGCAACCGGGAGAGCGACAGCCTGCCCAAGCGGCTGACCGCCGACCTCTATTATCGCGCGCACAATTATCTCTCGGCGGACAAGATTCCCGAACATGCCGGTGATTTCCGCCTGCTCGATCGCAAGGTGGTGGACGTCATCCGGATGATGCCGGAGCGCAACCGCTTCATGAAGGGGCTGTTCGCCTGGGCCGGCTTCCGCCAGACGGCGGTGGAATATAACCGGGCCGAGCGCGAACTGGGCACCACCAAGTTCAACTATTGGAAATTGTGGACGCTGGCGCTCGACGGCATCACCTCGGGATCGACGCTGCCGCTGCGGGTGTGGAGCTATCTCGGCGGCCTGGTCGCGGTCGGCACCCTGTTCTACGCCGCCTATCTGGTGATCCGCACCTTCGTCCATGGCGGCGACGTGCCGGGCTATCCGTCGCTGATGGTGGCGATCCTGTTCTTCGGCGGCGTGCAGCTGCTGTCGCTCGGCGTGCTCGGCGAATATGTCGGGCGCATCCTGGTCGAGACCAAGCACCGCCCGATCTATGTGGTGCGCGAGACGATCGGGGTGCCGCTCCAGCCGATCACGCGCTGACCGCGCCCACCGCTATCGGGCCGGATTCGGCCCCATCGCCTTCGGTGCCGGGTGGTGGATGATCCGGTAGAGCACGCCGAAGCGATTGCCTTCCCAGATAGGCACCAGATCGGGGTCGATCGGCCAGCGGTTGCTGGGCATGTCGATCATCCAGACATAGTCATAGGCATCGCGCGGGAAATATTCGAGCGCGATCTCGAGGATCGGCTCGTTGCGCGCACGGCAATCCGGACGGCGGACGATCTGCGAGGGATCGTGCGAATAATAGCGGCCCGCCGGCCGGTAATCGATCCGCAGCAGCTGGGCGCCGGGCGCCACCCATTGATCGTTGACGAAGGCCTGTCGGCGCACCGTCGCCATCGAGGAGAGATGCTCCATCCGGGACGAATACCAGGCCGATCGGCAGGGCGTGTTGATCAGCGCCATCACCCGTGATCCCATCGGCACATGATCGAGCGCCTTCAGCTGGGTGGTGTAGTTGCGCTCGAACTTGAGGAAGGCGAGGGTGGTGATGCTGATCCGGCCGACGAAGAACAGGGTGGCGGCCACCGCGATGCCGATCGCGATCCGCCGATCGGCGATCGGGCGCAGCGCCAGAATCAGGATTGCCAGCATGTAGGGCACCAGCCGCATGTCGGCATAGGCCGAACTCAGCAGCACGCGCGGCAGGCAAACGAAGATCGCGATCAGCACCGCGGCGCTGATGCCCAGGATCGGCTCGTAACGGCGCCACGGCTTCCAGACGAGGCCGGAGAGCGCGACCGCATAGAGCAAGGCGGCGCTCGCCATATCCCAGATCTGCACCCGCTCGCGCAGCACCGAGCGCAGCCAGATCCATTTGAAATACCAGTTGAACCAGTCGAACGTACCCTTGGGGC
This genomic window from Sphingomonas abietis contains:
- a CDS encoding HIT family protein, which codes for MSRAAVALLALLALGPALGPAMAEVAPGTTPGSATGLFGGYDDHNAFARILRGELPATKVYEDRQAFAFMNIHPLSTGDLLVIPKRPYRNMMDIPPAVLAHLIQVTQRLARAQARALHPDGIFIRQNSGEVAGQTVFHFHMHVTPQYAGVPLAKTSYGQAPADPKELAAVAAKIRAAMR
- a CDS encoding NupC/NupG family nucleoside CNT transporter, with protein sequence MTKILTGLAGIAVILLIAFAFSADRRAIRLRVVGAAFAVQAAIAVLVLYVPWGRTVLEWLSGGVSDLLGYANAGTQFLFGKFASDPLGQMFAIQALPVIIFFAALVSILYHVGIMQLIVKWIGGGIEKVIGISKVESLCAAANIFVGQSESPLVIRPYLASLTQPQVFAVMTSGMAGVAGTILAAYASMGIKIDYLLAASFMSAPGGLLMAKMIMPDPLSAPPSDADAEPVIIAEATHDEEKPANIIMAAAQGAQTGVRLAVAVGAMVLAFVALVALANGLLTGFGHWFGIDDLTFQRILGYAFAPLMYLLNVPWHEAGIAGGLFGEKIVLNEFVAYISLGKDSTLSPHTVAVVTFALCGFANFSSIAIQMAVTGNLAPNQRPTIAKLGLRALLAGSLANLMSAAFAGLLLPV
- a CDS encoding queuosine precursor transporter, which produces MSSAPAAAPAIPRTLFVFSLFYGGMVCMAGVLGVKQVALGSLPLFGPLAVEAGIFAFLMLVALGSSVAELYGQRTATLLVRLGFVPMFAAALLIQIVLLLPTDKGMYPPAVAAFPIVVGQGARMMLAGFISYGTSQTLNVLIFAKLSRGGGKLLWLRGMIASVVSQIIDTLLFITISFLGERPILGLMVGQMMTKVLLSIILVPWLITGLVAFGRWLDARRV
- the argB gene encoding acetylglutamate kinase is translated as MTLPDLLPDPAMLAKAETLTEALPYLQRYAGQTFVVKYGGHAMGDPDMARSFASDIVLLKMVGINPVVVHGGGPQIGSMLKRLGVESRFVDGLRVTDAETAQIAEMVLAGSINKEIVGWIGQAGGKAVGLSGKDARLVVAEKVGRSEPDKLQGIERHVDLGFVGEPKHVDRTILDTLSASGFIPVVAPIGIGADGHTYNINADTMAGAIAGALKAARLFLLTDVAGVLDKDKQLLSDLVPGDVERLKADGTISGGMIPKMETCVHAIEAGVDAAVILDGRIPHALLLEIFTRQGAGTLVRAAETLS
- a CDS encoding YggT family protein, translating into MYSIYQILQLLLTVLFYIIMIQAIASWLIAFNVINMRNDFVRQFLYALDRITAPLYRPIRRILPDFGGLDFSPMVVLLIVIILQRILLPNIFASLIGATA
- the folD gene encoding bifunctional methylenetetrahydrofolate dehydrogenase/methenyltetrahydrofolate cyclohydrolase FolD; this encodes MTAAIIDGKAFAATLREKVAALVPAFEAAAGRRPGLTVVIVGEDAASQVYVRSKGKATEAAGMVSTTHRLPADTTQDDLLALIGTLNADPTVDGILVQLPLPKHIDEQVVIATIDPDKDVDGFHVVNVGRLGVGQEGFVPCTPLGCIMLLEDRLGDLSGLNAVVVGRSNIVGKPMAQLLLAKSCTVTIAHSRTQDLPGVCRRADILVAAVGRPEMIKGDWIKPGATVIDVGINRIDNRTDGGEGGTRLVGDVDFAEAVEVAGAITPVPGGVGPMTIAVLLRNTLVSAYRREGVALGKGSI
- a CDS encoding MarC family protein produces the protein MIALFLSAFVTFFVVIDPPGCAPIFAGLTRGTDMAHRTQMAVRSTIVAALILLAFALLGEPLLKTLGISLDAFRIAGGIMLFLIALEMVFEKRQQRRETRAEDIAAHPEQYDDISIFPMAMPMIAGPGSIASAMLMMQRAHGLSAHVIVLAALAANLAIMMGALLTAGPLMRFLGYKVEAVITRLLGVLLAALAAQFVIDGLRASFA
- a CDS encoding AcrB/AcrD/AcrF family protein → MERLERWAEDLIDRRWKLVTFGFWVVVAIVLLVQKANAIHWLALSDTDDNMRFDQVRDWLAGQGWYDLRQYRMNPPGGFSIHWSRLVDLPLAGLILLFQPIVGTQLAYRWACAVAPMLPMLLAMLMSALTVRRLIGPRAYVLGLPLLLCAGYTMGMWSPLRIDHHGWQLAFLMTTVAGLTEPDKRKSGIIIALSSALSLAIGLEMLPYVAFAGAAVALHWAWDAAETPRIRSYGASLAVATILCFLVFASNDNWHPVCDVLSPVWMTTVASAAVLLLAISFVPAPHRAIRLLLVIVAGGIAGAIYVIGFPQCFGHRLEGIPPEADRLWLSHVSEARPIYMHPIGTFVDIAAMPFVGSIGALVAMIRRWGTRAAAEWAPVTLFTLFATALLFWQIRTAPSAEMLAVSGAAYIALWGFVQLRRSSSVLVRVIGPVAAFLIASGLLFTVGLDRVPDRFSKLKVANLWAIASGREAWPAAPKPGGKPKPDLTSLANRRCMTIPSLAPIGKLPPALFFTMIDNGPRLITLTHHSAVGGPYHRNWRAILDIEHAFRGTPDQAHAIIDAHHAQYLLLCPHMSEATIYQAEAPAGFYAKLQSGWTPNWLARQPLPANSPYQLWKVVG
- a CDS encoding GtrA family protein, which encodes MRDGLVRLWTGLDHGHRALVVQLLRYGVVGVGVTLFQIVIYNVLIGAGHRPPLIANTLATMAAMVVGYTIHSRFTFDGHGERESEIKAIFRFVVTNGVVGFGVNSFWVWLFTQALHLSPHWPSVPMFCVTPAILFWLNRKWVFD
- a CDS encoding glycosyltransferase family 2 protein: MIAPSPLVTVLVPVKDEEEAIASFVQRVSVVLEGLGEPEGWEILFVDDGSRDATLAAIAAENRADPRIRCISLSRNFGKEAALSAGLDHAAGKAVIPLDVDLQDPPEVIATMVARWREGFDVVYGVRRNRESDSLPKRLTADLYYRAHNYLSADKIPEHAGDFRLLDRKVVDVIRMMPERNRFMKGLFAWAGFRQTAVEYNRAERELGTTKFNYWKLWTLALDGITSGSTLPLRVWSYLGGLVAVGTLFYAAYLVIRTFVHGGDVPGYPSLMVAILFFGGVQLLSLGVLGEYVGRILVETKHRPIYVVRETIGVPLQPITR